The Triticum urartu cultivar G1812 unplaced genomic scaffold, Tu2.1 TuUngrouped_contig_1485, whole genome shotgun sequence nucleotide sequence CTTTGCACTTCCCCAAAACCAATTTGGTTTGCATCTTGTATTTCAATTAAAATACTATGGAAGGCAACATGATTAACAACTTCAAAAGAAAAATTAATTGTATAAAAATTGCATACAGACAACGCTGGATAAAATCGACCGATTGAAAAGATCAATATTATATTACCACTAATATTTATAGCAAGATCAGTCTTTTGCTTAAAGCTAATTTTATTAGACCTTATAGGTATACTAAATGGATCTTTAATATTGTGCCTGTGGTAAAAAAAAAAGGGTCCAACAAATTAAGTGTGTGCATTGATTTCAGAGATTTAAATAGAgctacacccaaagatgagtatccCATGCCCATAGCGGATATGCTTATCAATGATGCCTCTCGACATAAGGTTGTTAGTTTTCTTGATGGTAATGCGAAGTGTAACCAAATTTTAATGGCCAAAGAGGACATGTCCAAAACGGCTTTTCGATGCCCCGGTTTCGTTGGTTTATTTGAGTGTACAGTGATGACTTTTGGAATAAAAAAAATACGATGCTATAAGCACAAGACAGGAAACTGAATTTGGTACAAAGAACAACATGTTGTGTTACCCGTTAGCACTTTGCCTTGCGTTGGAAGGGATATGGCAGCCCACGCACTATCCTCGAGCATGGACCTCCAAATGCTCATGCCTACATGCGCTTTACTGCTAAAATAATTGCAAAAGGAGCAAGGATTGCGTGGTGTCGCACATAAACAACCTGTCTCGCGGCGTGGCGTGCACCAAACACGGCGAGCGATTTGCTCCTACGCAATCCTAGGACCCAGTTGCTTTGCCCCAGCATTCATTCAGATAACGCAGGCACCAACATCGTGTTGCTCTGCCCCACAGTTCCACAACGCAACTCACCCAAATTGTGGTACCAACACACCTGAAATCTGGAACTGGTGCCAACCGAGTATTATGCAGTTCAGTTGAAGTACGTACACCCCATAGTGGCTTTGTTGCTACACGCAGTTGATCAGTTTTGAAAACAATTGCTAACCAAGTAAGAAACTAAGATCcgtttctgcgacgagtaatttggaacagagggagtattatgCACGTCATGGTTTGAAAACAAAGCTACCCAAGTGTAAAAAGAACAACAGAAATATGCAAATCTCCGTGAGCATGTCCTAGCAGTACCCTGACAACAGAAATCCTACCAAGAACAAGTCGCCAGAGACTTTAGGCATAAGATTAACCTTCTATGAGACAAAACTATTTATGCCGCTATCAGTTTGCCACTTGCTGTATCAGCATGGTTTAATATGGCTAAGATAAAACTTCTACTACAAGATATAAACTATTTATGCCGCTTTCAGTTTGCCACTAGCTTGATCAGTAGTATAGTTTAATATGGCTAACAATAGACACTTCAccaaagagaaagaaaaaaagcAAGCGACCAGCACCAGGAGTTTCAGGCCACATTTATGAGGACAGGAAACCCTACCATCACACCTTAATTTCTGCTAGCAGGGTTAGATTACCAGCCGCTTATTTAAGGGATGAAGACAACAGACAATTATTTCAACTGTGGTACCAACCATAACCTAACAACACAGTTCAAGTCTTCAACTGTAGGTGGGGCAATTAAACTGATAATATGCTCAACAATGCTTCCTCTCAGCAAGCAAATTAATGCCAAGGAAGGGTCCCCAATTCCATGACATAATGCTAAGTACTCTCAAGATAATAATGCAATCCTAGATTGTATCGAATGCATGGTTCTCATACctgaatactccctccgtcccaaaataagtgtcttgagcttagtacaaatttgtactaagctagtacaaagttgacacttattttgggacagagggagtacatgacaatGCAACTTAAGTTACCGCACCTAGTGACAAAACAAACCATATACTAGAACTGATTATAGTGTTATCTTTATAACATGTAAAAGAATCTTAGCAATACGTCGCCAGGTGAAAATTGATCAGGCAAATATTCACCCAACCATGCAACAAAACGATGCATAATCACACAATATGAAAAGCTAAAAGAGGCAACTATTGAATATAGTTTACAGTAAGCTCATTATATATAGATGATAACCACCAGATGATACCCACCGAAATGATACCAATGTGCAGTACATTTTTACCTAGGCTACTGGAACAAATAAATACGGAATGCGCGAGAGAAACAAAAACGCAAAAATAAATAACAGGGTAATATAAGTGTTCCTTCTAACCCTCCAGAAGGAGGTTCAAATGCAAGTATTTCCTAGATCAACAAATTGCCTTGGTTTGCTCCTCAGATCCAACTAAAGTTAAAAAGATAAACCAGAACCGGCATCCACCTCCTTGAAAGCAACTGTAGACCAAACTATAGTCTTTGCACTTTGCACCAGATTCCCTGTCCAGCACACATCATAATTAGGATAAGGAAGATGCATAGTGAGCAAACGATCACAATTTCGAGTACTTTCATGTTTCTATCTATGAAAACATTACTTATTCTGACAGAAAGCATGTACCAGATCTATATGATATGATAGTCTACACCATGAAAAGTAGAAGGACAGCAACTTAATTGTGCAAAAGCATCCCCATTGATCTTTACAATTTAACTACTTAAACAAGAGTGGGCAAAGTACATCGCGATTTTCATACTGCCAATGAATCATACATTTCTTCGATTTTTATTCCTCTACCATGGCAAATCAAGAAAAATAACAAGCCTAGCCTGCATGCAGTAGAAAACGAAAGATCACTCAAATGGATTTTAGAACCAACCAATGTGGGCATGCCCGGATCCGATCTGGAGCTCTATGCCTGGTTCTCGCTCTTGCGATCACTGTGGCTATCGCGCTCCTGCAACAGGGAGCCAGCCTCCTCATCGGCCTGCGCGGACTTCTTCTGCGCCTCCTTTGCCTTGAGCGCCTGCAGCTTGATATGGTTGTAGTAGCCAACACCCAAGAAGGCGATGCCGTAGCCGAAGAGGTTGATGGGGGTGACCGTGTCCCGGATCACGGACCAGGAGAAGGCAATCAAGAGCCAGTCCTTGACCACTCCCGCGACATTCATGGTGAGCGCGGAGGTCTTGCCAACGAGCAGGAAGACCGCAAGGTTGAGCGCAAAGGCGCAGAGCGAGTTTGTGCCGAAGATGAAGAAGTCGGGCTGGAAGGTGCCGACGGCGCGCAGCCTGGGCAGCTCGACGAAGATCCAGGGCACGAGCAGGAAGCAGAGGCAGCAGGGCGCGACGTAGTAGAGCGAGGTGATGGGGTTGAGCGAGATGCCCTTGGAGGTGAGCAGGATCTGGATGAGCACGAGGCGGGTGGCCTCGAAGGCGACGGCGGCGAGCTGGAGCGCGACGCCGCGGAGGTCGAACCTGGCCTCGCCGTAGGCGGCGATGGCGACGCCGAAGGAGATGGAGAGCATGTTGAGCATGGAGGAGGAGCGGAAGGTCTCCTTCTTGAAGAGGACGCCGATGGAGTAGACGGCGACGGGCATGAGCGCCTTGAGCATCTGGATGAAGGAGACGGAGAGGTAGATGTAGGCCGAGTTGGAGAACCAGAGCGACATGGCGTAGAGCGCGCCGATGGGCACGACGGAGGAGGTGTAGAGCTGCGGCGTCATGGGCGGGGAGGAGGGCGGCTCGACGACCCGCAGGACGCGGACGAGCCCCACGGCGAGCGAGGAGCAGAAGCTCATGTGCACCATGGTGAGCGAGATGGGGAAGGGCCAGTTGTACATCTTGGGGTCGAGGATGTACTTGTTGTAGACGATGACGGCGAAGGAGAGGAAGATCCACACCGCCACGTAGCAGTAGGACAGCAGCACCTTCCGCATCACCGACTCCGACAAGCCGCCGGCGCCCCCGCCGCCGGCCATCGCTCCCTCCTTCGCCTTCGCCttcgcctgcgccgccgccgccgcgcggaTCTGGATCCGGGTGGGCGGTGGCCGGGTGCGTGCGTGCGCGCCGCGGTGGggagggcgggggggggggggggggggggggggggggggggggggggggggggggggggggggggggggggggggggggggaccttGGGCTCGGGGAGCGGAGGCGGATCTGAGGATTGGGGGCTGGGGAGGGACACGGGCTGGGGCTGGCGGTGGGGGTGGGTTAAGGTTGAGTTGCGGGGGGTTTaggtgaggggaggggaggggatgGGTGCTTGGACTGGGCGCGCTGGCCACGTGGAGAATGCGATTGctttccttttctttctttctctctttcttCCGCTGGGGAGCTCCCGCTTTGACTCGTCTTTGCTCCGGCTGGATTCCCAcctctcttcttttttcttctcttttcGGGCCGGTAAATCCGGCCGCTGTGACGTTGACGCGGTGGTTTAAAAAGTGCCACCGTTTTGTACTGTCATGGGTAACTCCATGTGTGTGTGGCGCGTTTCTACGCCTCCAGCGCCTCTTTTTCCCTGCGAAAATACGTATCCAAGTTACATCACCTACCGTTGAGTGACATGGTCAATGAGCCGCGTGTGTGACATGGATAGGTTGTGGtcaaaaaaatcagaaaatagTTGGTGTCATGGGGTGGCAATGGCATGGTTCTTACATCGATTTTCACCGTCTCGTGGCACGAAGTTTCACCTATTGACACGCAAAACcactgaaagaaagaaaataagCGGTTTGACCGACTTAAGAGCTTGCCTCACGATTTGCGCCCCGGGCAGTAAAGTTTATCTTAGTGGTTCGGCAGGCTGTCTTGTGTCCATCTTGCCCTTATCATTTTCCATTCCAACCAAAAATGGAAAGAGTTTTAAATTTtagtatactccctccgttctctTATATAGTGCGTATAGTTCTCAGCTCATATACCAATGAGTGAGGTGGAGGGTGTACTTTGGACGATAATACCCATGTCCCCCCATCCGGTCTCAAAGAGTACTAGTACATCTTTTTCTCTCCCCGTCTCGTTTCTCTCCATCTCTGCTTGGAGCAATGTCACAAATAAATTTAGATAGCTGGATCGAACTCACACAAATAGTGCGTTGATTTATTTGCTGAACAGAGGACGAACTGGGCAGGCACATACTGAGCTGAGCGTTCACTAAAACTTGGAGAAGGAGCGGCCACCGCGAGCGTGTACTCACCGGTCGAAGTGGCAGCGAGCTGTAGCGGCTTGGTCTCGCCGTTGGTGTGTCCTGACGACTTGGTCTCGCCGGCCGTGGTGAACGAGCAGACACCGGCCGTGGATGCATCCTCCAGTCCTCAAACAGCGGTGTCGCCGCTAGAAAAGGCGCCGCTCCGTGTCCAAGAACTCGCCCAGACTTGTCGGCGGCTCCGTTGGCGTCGTCGCGGCAAAGCCATTACCAGCTTCCACCCTGCCGCCGTCCCCTCCTTCGGCATCCGCCCGCGTAGGCCCTCCCTCTCCTACCGGCACCATCGGCGCCCTCGCCAACCGCCGGTGCTCACCACCTTCGAGCGCCGACACGCCCATCAGTGTCCCAACGCCGGGCTCCGGTTCGGAAAGAAAGACTCCTCCGGGGGATGGCGTGCATCAGGCGAGGAGATCAGGGATCTTTCGTTCGATTTGgttcgaacgagagaacgaagaAAGGGGAGCTATGCGGGAGGAAGAGGATAAAGGCAAGGGTTATTTTCGTCCAAAGGAGGGTGGGGGCAGCTAATACGCACTACAAATCGGAATTTTTCCAAAAAGCTTATGCGCACTACATaagggaacggagggagtatgtgatTTGTTGATGGGGATGGTGTCTTTGTTGGCGATTGAATGTTTGAAGTTAAGGCCGGAAATTCTGTTACTATTAATTGGTT carries:
- the LOC125526702 gene encoding probable sugar phosphate/phosphate translocator At2g25520, which translates into the protein MAGGGGAGGLSESVMRKVLLSYCYVAVWIFLSFAVIVYNKYILDPKMYNWPFPISLTMVHMSFCSSLAVGLVRVLRVVEPPSSPPMTPQLYTSSVVPIGALYAMSLWFSNSAYIYLSVSFIQMLKALMPVAVYSIGVLFKKETFRSSSMLNMLSISFGVAIAAYGEARFDLRGVALQLAAVAFEATRLVLIQILLTSKGISLNPITSLYYVAPCCLCFLLVPWIFVELPRLRAVGTFQPDFFIFGTNSLCAFALNLAVFLLVGKTSALTMNVAGVVKDWLLIAFSWSVIRDTVTPINLFGYGIAFLGVGYYNHIKLQALKAKEAQKKSAQADEEAGSLLQERDSHSDRKSENQA